GTCATCGAGGGCCGGCACTCTGAAATGGGATTTggtaaagaaacagtcccattgctaacaGAGTTCAAAAGTTCCACGGGCCGGCACGACTGATTGCGAAGGCGGCGGGCAGATTCGATTGACCCGGCGATTGGAGCCAAAAATGGCGCATACGGGTACTGCAGTGCGGTCAAGAGCAACGaataaaagaatacaatttTAGATTGTAAATTTAAAGTAGGTAGGTTCCAAAAGGAAGTCAGCCATGCAAGTAGTCTTCTGAATCTTCTGCTGAAGAATCAGCGAGGACGCAACACGGTCAACAGGTCATCGAGGACGATCGAGTCCGCGGACGGCGGCGGGCGAAGCACTTACGCGCCGCTCTGGACGTGCATGGATCCGACCTGGTTGTTCAACCAGCCCATGGCCTGCAGGGAGGGGTAGTCGTCGGACAGCTCCAACCGCCGACCCGTCGTGTTCTCCATCTCGTAGATGGTCATGCGAGCGTCCTCGTGGTTCTGAAGAAGAACGAGAAGAAGATGAGCAAAGCGCGGCGAGGCCGACGCTAGCGGCGGAGTTGTCGGGCGCTTACGGCGCAGCAGATGGGCCTGAAGGAGATCATCCTCTCGATGCGGTAAGAGTTGCTGCCGCTGTAGGCCTCGAAGCGCGGGTAGTCTCCTTTCTCCAGGACGAACTGCTGGCCGCAGAAGCTGGAGTGCTCGTAGCCCACCCAGCTGAAGGCAACGAGAAGCGCAGGCGCGAGCCGGTCAGCGCTCGGCCCCCGTCGGTCGTAGCCTAGTCCGAGAATCGGCGACGTGAAAAGCATCGAGGTCTACGTACGCGCCGCACTCCACCTTGAGGGAGCGGATGTTGTCCAGGCCGCACTCCGTGACGTTCTGGCAGCTGGCCGTGAACTCCACGCGCTTGCCCTGGAAGTGCTCCCGGTCGTACACCGTGATCTGCACACACAAACCGCACGGAACCGCGAGCCAGCTTCACGCGAGAGTCGGAACTGGGACCGGGTCGCTTGCGTCCGATCGACACGCGCTAAGGGTTTGGGACTCTTCGGCGTCGACCGATCCCAGAGGAATCCATCACGCCGTTGACACGTGATCAGTTGTCAACGGCGTGATCGACACGCGGTGACCCGTCCGGGGTCAGCCGCGACGGGCGGGTGTCGGCGTTCGCGTGTCGTCCGCCAACTCACCTTCCGGGGGCCCACGGGCGACGGGTTGGTCGGCGCCATCTTCTTCCTGTTGGGGGACACGACAAACGTTCATGacctttgtgtgtgcgcgcgcttcAGTCGTCTCGTGCGCGGGCCGAGGCGCCGTACCGACCCAAGGGTCGATCCGAGTGTCACGGGGTTCCGCTGACGGGCCTGCGGAGGCGCCGTCGGCGGGGGCCTTATATACGCGACGCACGGGGGGCGCGGTCGGATCGTGTCAGCACTTTGCTTTGTTGTGAAACACGTGCGCGCACACGCTGGCACCCCTAAAACGAAATGTTTCACGCACCAACATCCCGGCGTCCCTTTCAACGCAATTGTGCTACTCtagcacacgcgcacgcacgcacgcgctaCCCATACGCACAGGCATcaacaaaaaccaacaacacactTTCATGGAtggagtgtgtttgtgtcaagTGTGTGTGCCTCCTTCTGATTGGCCTGTTCTGCCCCAGAGAAGCGAAGGCGGGCTCAATGACAAACAATCGCGCAGGACTTACTTGCGTGCGTGTTTCTGCTGATGCGGGCGCCTCTCACACATGACAAAGGGACACGCAAACTCAGCAGGCGTACGCGAGGCGTTGGTGGCGcgtcgcaacaacaacaaccgcgGAGCATACCATTATGGTACGTTTCCAACGTAGCGTCTGGAAGGAGGAACTATTGGACTGCTAGAAATGGAGTTGGAGGGTCCATTTTATTGGGAGCAAAAGAAGATCCCGGTCCTCCTCCAGAGGTCCGGGAACCTTTGGGGCTCGTTGAAACCTTCGAGTTCCAAGAATTCAATGTTCCCGGAGAGAGGCTACATGCTAACAGATTCGGGGAGTTCATTTGAATGCATTTCTACAGTGTGTGAAAGGTGAACACATTTGAACAAGTCTGGAAgacattacaacaacaaaaagggatCCGTTGAAGTCGTCATGGACATCAAGACGAGGGAGGGCCTGCCAGATTTGAATCTTTGACAAAAGTCGATTCGACGAGGCTTCGAAAGGGGAATCGAGTCCAAGTTTGAGTCCCCGTTCGATCGAGAACATAATCCTTCAGTCCCCATTTAATAACCTTTTCCGTGACACAAAAAGGATCTTTTCTttccaaaatcaaacaaatggctCACTCGCTAGAAAATGCAGACTTTTAGCTGTAAACCAACAAGACTCGCCAAGTCACGTTGTTCGAGTCCCACGTCCCAAAATTGGGATTGGCCTGCGAAGGAGAGCAAGGACACCGAGACGGCCGCCGTCCCGTCGGTAACGAAGCCTGACGCGCAAACGGGACACTTCGTCAGGTCCGCCTTTTGCGTTTGTGCTCTGCTCGCATTGGGGCCATCGAGCCGCCACGTGGAGCGCCGAGGAAAAAACACCGTGCGTGCGGCGGGCGACTCCTCATTGTGCGCATTAGTGCCCCCGACGGGACTGGAATGCAATGATTTTGCAGCCGGACAAGGTTGTAGCAGTTTCGCTAGTGGGACCATTTGGGACCTTTTTGGGACCGTTTGGGACCGTTTGGGACCGTTTGGCCAGACAGCGGATCGCGTTATGGATGAGAACACGTTTGAAACGCTCCCATTGCTCATGTAGTTAGGGTTACATGGGCCGGCCAGCACCGGTGACTgcgaaggccctgggcagatgaCAATGACGCGGCATCGCGGAGAGCCCACATACGTGGACTGAGAATTGCGACCAAACGAAGACGTCGGACTGTCGGGTGATCCAAAAAGGGTCGCCTTCTGCTCACGGGCCGCCCTTGTCGAAGAGGAGGCCGGCCCATCCGTCGACGGGGGCCCGGGTCTCGGGTGAACCGCGGGAGCACCGACGGGACAAAGGTACCCTCGGCGAACTTCAGGCTGCCCGACTTCCTGTACTCCTCCTTCATGACGGCGTACGCCTCGCATTTGCGACCGCTCGCCGAGCCGCGGCCAAACGTCCGGCGGAAGCTGCACCGAAAGAAACACGGGAAGAACTCATCGACGCACGCAGCGCATCTTTTACACAACGCAAGAGGAAAAACCGCTCGGGTACGTACGAGGACCACATGCTAACCGGGCTCAGATTCGAACCcacgacctcagaactgtgaagcagacttGCTAATCGCTAAGACGCCGTGCTGCCCTCGAGTCAAGGCTTTGTTAAAATCGTCATCGTCATTGTAACGAAGTCAGCATGTTTCGTGCAAACGCGCACGTGGATGTTTTTCATGGGTTTGTGCAGGTCACCCCTATCAAGGTCATAAGGTCGCAAGGTCGTAGTCCGCTCATGTTTGCGCTCAAAATCAACAGAGTGCGCGTGCGTAAGGGTGTGTGTTGTTAGTGTTAAAAGTTTGTCCCCACGCACACAAAAGCAAACccgacatttgacatttttggagcGCCGGCCGTCGCTCACCTCGGACCAATCGGATCGCAGGACGCCGCCGCGTGGGCTTCTTTGGACTCTGACCGGCCGCTCCGAGTTTCGTCTCGTCGACGCTCGGAAAAAAGGTTTATCGCTTCGAAACGTTTGACGACTTTGTGAGTCGCCGCCATGAAGACGCTGCGCTTCTTCATCATcacattgatgatgatgatgatgatgatggacgcCATCTTGGCCGCAGACGGTACGTcaactcacacacacgcgcacgtgaCACACTACCCCGTCCGTGTAATCACTCACACTAaactttgcgtgtgtgtgtgtacatgtttgCGCATCAGAGACGTGCGCGGGTCGCTGCGGCTCCTTCGACCGGTTGAGGAAGTGTCAGTGTGATTCCATGTGCGTTTACTACGGAAGCTGCTGTCACGACTTTGACAAAACGTGTCCCAAAAAAAGTGAGTGTGACCTTCAAGTGTCACGTGACAGCCACCACCCCGAAGCGTGTTTCTGACCACTCGCGCGTCCTCCAGCGGCGCGCGGCGACACTTTCGAGGAAGCCGAAGACAACCAAACCGCGTCGGCTTCGACCGCGACGCCGACTTTGAGCGCCTCCGAGGAGCCGGGCCCCGCGCGGCCTACGACGCCCGCGGACCGAGACGGCGACGCCTGCGCCGCGCGACCCTTCGACGCCTTCCTGCAGCTGAAGAACGGATCTGTGTACGCCTTCAGAGGTACGCCCCCTACGGGAGACGCAGGACCACGTGCGGATTCTTCTCGGACGGTTCCCTCGAACGTCCACCGAAATCCCGTCTTGGTGATTGACGAATGATTACGAATGCGGCGACTGAGTTCGCAATCATTTATCGTTCCCGACCGCCGTTTTGGGGGCTCATTTTCATAGAATTCGATATTAGTAACTGtaaattggaaaaagaaaaaaaaaggtgtaattcTCTCTTTCCTATGAATGCCATTGATAGGAAAGAGAGAATTCCACAAATTTCATGGCAGATTTCTTCAACATGTATTGGAAAAATCATAAACGCTAACTTTTAACTAAAGAAGACGGAGAATTGAAATgtatgacattttatttgttctatcaaatttcaaatgaaattgcGGCGGCCCACTCCAATCCACTTCTTGCACGAGCTCCCTAACAATCGGCagcgttgcccttcaaactctgcggatCGATCGGCCCGACCCTCCATTCAAGTCTTTTCTACGGCAAAGACAGACGTGCACCGGTTGGCAGGCTGGCACAAATGCCTCCATATTCCTTCACATCTCTGAAAGAACAGCATTTATTCGCCGCGGCGCGTTGCGACGACGTCACGAGGCTGTCCGGCAGTGGCGAGAACGCCAAAGACGCAAAAGAAGCAACGCTTTGGACTCCAGGATGCATTtgggtttggttttttttttcagggggaaaaGGGAGAAGATTTCAAAAGATCCCAAAATGGCATTAGCATATTGACACAACACGCCACGAAAGATGACCAACTGCATTCAAACTAATTGCAACAATCACATCGTTCGTATGGAGAAGCGTTGCGCCTAGCATGTTAGCGTGCTAGCCTgttagcctgtttttttttttcccggctCGTCGCAGGCGAGTATTTCTTCGAGCTGGACGACGCGGCCGTGCTCGCCGGCTATCCCAAACGGATCCAGGACGTGTGGGGCATGCCGGGGCCCGTGGACGCCGCCTTCACGCGCATCAACTGCCAGGGAAAGTCCTACATTTTTAAGGTGAGCGCCGCTCAGGCGAGGCGGCCATTTGAAATGAGACAAATGTCCCTCGCGGCGCACCAGCAAACGGAAATGTCACGCAGTCACGCTTCAGTATTTGTGAATTCCTCCGTTATTTGCCGTTTAGGGTTCTCTGTGTAGCTTTGCACCGTTTTTGTCATGCCACACGATGGCGCCAAAGCTTGTAGGAAAGATCTTCGTCGGCGCCGGCGCCCTCGTGCTTCTGCCCGATTTCCCCCCCCAGCATCAAATCACCTGTAAATCGGTTATTTTGAAGGGTGCTGCAAGATGAGCTGAGTAATGTTCTTCAAGGGACCGTAGTTTGTTCCGTATTTACAGTTCCAACAGGAACTCTTACATTGCCTTGGACAATTGCAACAAGTGGGTTTTCCAACGGAGAGGCGTGCAAGAGGGTCTCGTCTGCTTTGTAAAGCACTGTAATGGCTAACAGACGCCAGCAGACGGCGGCGTCGCGTCGCGTCGGCTCGGAGAAtaagcacagcttttgagtagaagagaGAGATTAGGCGCCGAATCTCGGCTCGGCACGTCAGTGATGCGAGGGAGGAATGCCAACgcgttggaagtcggacaagtttcgGCACCCGACACTCACATATTTTCTCATGTCTAATACGCAGCCCCAAAATCATACTTTCGCAGCTGGAATTTCCAGTATGTGTAACACGCAGCCCACAATTGCTGGTGTACATGCTCAAAAAGGGAAATATTATCCGTATCGGCATTTGTATTTGATtccttttttcaaagaattttcTTTTCCGAAGTCAACCGCAATGGCAAACCGAAACGAAGCCCGAGAAGGCTCGCCTCGCTCCGTGCGCAGGCGCCGTCCACGGAAGCGGTTACTTGCCATCGCGGTGGGATTTTATATCGCCGACTCACGAGCGAGCGTTTCTGCCGTCCGGCGACACGTAGGATACGCTCGCACGCGGCGGCACCTGCGAGGCCGTCACGATTCTCTGCAAATTGTTTGATTCCGTAGAACTTTGTGCcattagacattacatatcatattgCAATGAACGTGAAGTGCGCTCGGCGGCGGTGAGAAAAGATGGCGGCGCGAACGGCACGTAAAAGTTTGGGCTTTTCACCTGGCGCGCGCCGGCGTCCCTCAGGGAAGGAGGTACTGGCGGTTCGACGGCGACGTCCCGGACGACGGCTTCCCCAGGGACATTTCCGAGGGCTTCCGCGGAATTCCGGACGACCTCCACGCCGCCTTCGCCGTGCCCGCGCCCAATCACCGTGGCAAAGAGAAGGCCTACTTCTTTAAAGGTACCGAGGACAGTAGGTGGACGTCGTGAAAGCAACTCTGAAGCAACTCTCCCTTTCGTATCGTTTGATCAAGAACGCTAGAGACGCCCGTGAAAGAAAAGAttgtcattttgcattttggGATGGCGCCTCGGTTTTCGCCGGCTAAATGTCGAAAGTCAAGGCAGAAATGCACTTCCTGCGTGACGCGAGACTCATAAAAGTCAAAACTCTGCAAGATACTAGCGCACAAATGATCCCAAGTCCCCGTCCAAGCCACGACACTCTCGAATAATGCTAACGACATCGACAGAATTCATTTCCTTCATTCAGCATTCCGCAAAGCCGCTAACTCGCTAACCGGTTGGACTGGCTCGGCTTCCCGCGTGCATCGCGACCTTCACTTTCTCTTTTGCTACTCGGACTCGTGCCGCATTCGGACGTGCTCGCGCACGCTCAAATTGTGCGTATTGCCCTTTCACGTCATCGAGTAAATGACTCGTCTTTTTCTTACGTATTCCCAAAGCACGACACCGAGAACGCTCACCTCAAAAATTTCTAATGCACACAGCGCTCAGAGACATTCCGAAGCATTTTATAACGACGCATCCTGTAACTTTGAACCTTCCCTATTCTGCCGAAGAATCACAACGCAACGATCCTCGAGGCGTTCGAAAGCGAACCGTTTCAGGGTTGCCGAGCCTCGCGCACGGCGCCGCTTGGCCGCCGAGTTCGGTAAATGACACCAAGACGCTTTGCGGCGCGCACGCTCCGCACAAACCGAGCGTCGGCGTGCTAAACTTTCAGTCGTTCCAAACATCGCTAACCTGGAAAACGGCTAACGTAAAGCCCGACCGGTCGCGTTGCATCCCCAATTTCCTCCGAGCGGCGGGCGGATCGACCCGAATATCGACACCGGCGTGGGATCGGATCGATGCCCGAAGACGACGCGGTACACCGCGGGCCACCGGGAGGGGGCGGAGCGAGCAACTGAGCGCGACGACGCTCACGTTGATCCCGATTGGTTGGGAAGATACATTTGGAATCAGGCGCTCGCGGCAACAAAGACTTTCCGCTATCAGTCAAGTGAATTGATTTTCAGTGGGCGTGTCTTTGCCGTTACGGATCAAACGTTACGAAGGCGAGCCTGAAGTTCCGCCGCGCCTCCGCAGACGATCGCTACCACGTGTACCGGTTCGTCCGGCAGCCGTCGCACGCCGACTGCGCCCTGACGACGCGCTCGTCGCCTTCGCTGCTGTTCTCGCGCTACGCCGACCTCTTCTGCCAGCAGGATTTGGACCGCCTCTTCGCGGAACTCTTCGGGGCCGCAGGTCAGACGCCCGCACGTCGCGCCCGCACCTattccctctccctctccctctccctcttcATCGGCCTCTTTCAGCCGGAAGCCGTTCTTCGGGGCCGCACCCCATCGCTGAGAACTGGCCGGGCGTCAGCCCCCCGGTGGACGCGGCCATGGCGGGCCGCGTCTTCCTGAGCCCCAGACCCGCCGAGAGGCCAAACTCGCGCGGGTGGAGGAAGCCCGACACGAAGTCCCGACGACGGCAAAATCGACAAACGCTTTTCGATGACATCTGGAGCGATTTGTTCGAGGTCGGCGAAACGGAGGAGGTCGCCGGCGCGCCCGTTCAATACGTTTACTTCTTCAAGGGAGGTGAGACGACGGGCGTTTGCGCGCCGGGCGCTTCTCCAATGTCACCTGCgtttttgtgcgcgtgtgtccaGATGAATACTACCGAGTCGACTTGCGTACTAAACGCGTGGCGCCCGCCGCGCCCCCTTACCCGCGATCCATCGCCGAGTTCTGGCTGGGCTGCCGGCAGGAAGACGTTCCCGACGACACGCGCGCCGAGAGGAGCTAGACAAAGGCGAGACGCGACAGCGGCCGGCGCAAAGTCCGATGAGCGCAAATTCCAAACGCTCGACCCCCCGTTGCACGGCAACTCTTACTTAGTTATTATTACTCATATTGTTTTTATAGCTTTTCCACTGTTAACagttcaattcagttgtattgaacgTGTTTGACTTTTCACCCAATCAGAGGTCTGAAGGAGGAAGATCGGCAGTCCAGGAGTCGCAACTCCGCCCCCTGCTGGCAAACGTCATGTTCACTGCAAGCCTGCAAAATAAATCCATTCCAACCGCCTGCCACCTGACTTTTTGACCAACTTACATCATCTGTAAGATCGTAACATCACGAATACTTTACTCGTCGCTTCTCGACATTCTTTTCGACGACTTTTTAATTGGTGTAATGATCCATGAAACAATTCCCGTGAGAAAACCAGACGgcgccgggattcgaacccgggCTCTCCTGCTTACTAGACGGGCGCTTTCTCCAACGAAGCCACGGCGCCACGTGCGTTTGCTTTTCTGTGAAATATTACAAGCGCGGGACGTTTCATCGGGTAGGATCTGCAGAAGACGGCGACGAGGGGACCCTGCGGTTTCGGTTCATTCCTCAATGAAGGGATAACGTCGATGCTCGTCCGCCAATTAACCGGAAGTGTCGGCAATCGGTCGAGGCGGCCAAGATCGTCCATGTCGGGCAAGTCCTCGAGTCGAGCTGCGACAAGCGAGTGCACCTCCCGGACGGCTTCTGGAAGACACAAAAGttcaatccaaaaaaaaaaacattacttatTGCTTTGAAAAATCGATTTTTagggaaaaggaaaacaagttgTAGGCGCAATTGTCTTATGAGATgaaagtacccccccccccccccccctccgagaACAATctcatgcagaaaaaaaatgatcttgCAAGAAGGAAgtcacattttttctttttagcttaTTTAtgggaaaaacatatttttcaagaaatcctgttttttttttttttttttatgaccaaAAAGGTTCTGGTAAATTAAAACTGTATCTGTcccagaaaaaaatgtcatgataCTTTTGCGTACTGCTTGAGATAACCcccgtaccactagtggtactcgcaCCGCAGTTTGACAACCTCCTGCAGGTCCGCCCGGGTCCTAAAGTCCGTCGAGTTTCCCGCGTATTCCAAACAGCGGGCGGCATTTGGAAAGGGAACGTTTGCGTGTTGTCCAGTTTTTGTCGTTTCGATTGTCCAATGGCCGCCGCGCATTCCCAATTTTCCATTACAATGGCGAGTCGACGTGacgaaaagaaaaagtcaaccTTCAGCTGGCCTTTGACACGTCTCCTTCAAATTGAGATGCCCAAAGGATGTCACGTTTTTGGGAACACCGTGCACTTGACCCTTGACCGCTAACCTACGAACTTTGTGACGCTGTTTTCGTCAATGATTTGATCTTTTCGTCGACTCTCGACACAAATGTGGCGTGACGACGGCATCCGAACGAAGCTCAGCACAAAAAGCCATCCAATAGAAATGTCCGCCATTTTGGGggtcatccatctattttcattctttcctttttcaATGTCTGAACAGTTTTCCGGTGCGACATGGGAGCTTGGTTTTCATGATCCAAAAACCCCGAATAGCAAAAGTTTTAGAAAGGGTTgtgttttcctcatttttaGTTATGTTCATGAATTGGTTGTGAATAaccaatgtgaatgtttgttttatacGCGGCTTAAGTTTGTCTTTCATTGTGTTACGTCACGTTATGACGCTCCATCTCGTTACGTCGGTGTTGTGTTACTTTTCCCGAACATTTGCCctttattctctctctctccgtggAAAAGGAGGATTTTTGTGCGCGTAATCGTAGCGGAGGACGAAGCGACGCGTTTGAGCGTGGTTGTGTCGTCTGAGGCCCCGCCCACAAGGAGGCGGGACATAGCGGGACGACCCGACTGCAGCTCCGACTCAAGCCAGATCCGCTAGCGTCCGGTCCAGACAGTCCGTCGGCTCGAGCCCGAAACCGTACACACGAGCGGAACCCCTCGAGGTAAGGCCGCCGGCCAGCACGCGACGTCTCCGCTTTCCTGTTCCGCTTCGCCTCGGGGACTACTTTTAATGGCGGAAGTGCTCGCGAGTTCGGCCCAAACCGAAACCAGTCGAATAAATCAAAAGACCAGCTGCTCGTGCACGCGCGTCCCCGCCAGCTGGCCTTTGTGTGAGCGCGCGCGCACGTGCCTCGTGAGACCCCATCTCTGGGGCGCGCGTGCTCACGTGACGGGCGACATCCCATAATAGGTCAGCAGgagtgaaaaggacactttgttgtcctttttgtgtgcgcgtgtcctAAAAAGTCGCAGAACTTTTTCGACTGTGCTGCTTCTCCGGAACACAGGACACAAAAGACGCCGTAAACATTTCTGGGCTTGTAACGACTTCCTGTTCCCACAAGGGGGCACAAGGACTCACACGCCATTCTCGAGTACAAGTACACATCCTTCTGTCAATAGTCGTCGTTGTAACTCCCGACATTGCAATGCATCTCTTCCAGCCTCcccctaaaaaaacattttgttatgtttttaataagaaaaatagcaccttATAATATATTTGTACTTGTATAGCAATTAGAGTGCAAAGAATTAAACGGTTAGTGAATCTTAATGAATTGTGGCTCCTCCTTGTGTGTGGActttgggggcagtataatagagCACAGGTGTATTCTAACGATACACGCAGACGGTCAAAACCCCTCCATAAACCGCAATATCAATAGTTGCTCTTTGTAGACCATAAAGATTATATACCCGAGAGTAGGGCTATATTGTCCGTCTGTGGCGGTTGCTACACTAATTGTGTTCAAATTTTGTATCGCTTAAATGATTAGAACACCACCACACCAATGCTatccattagcccgtctatggcgtttgacattttttgttagcatttagctagtaagaggcaaggtcgagtggttgttgtgaagtgagttgagctcGACTGCCACCAAACGGCACTTTTATCGCAATTTTTAAAGCCCccggaaaaaaaatcagccaaacaacaacaaaaacccgCCAAtgaagtcgggtcactcgtatctcaaagcggGGTCCAAGAGTTGATCAAAAAGCGGAGCGAAAATACAACATAGCATAGCGATTGTGGAGTCGGGAATGGCCGAACACTAAAATGGGACTTTGGTCTATCGAAGTTTTGAACTTGGCGACCGCACTCACCGGGTTTTCTTTGGCAGGATGTCTCGCGAGCAGCAGGCGGTGGCGAGCGCCAGGCGGGCTTTCGAGACGGGCCGCTCCAAAAGTTTGGAGCATCGCGTCCGGCAGCTGAAGAACCTTCAGCGCTTCCTCACCGAGCGCCGCCGCGACATCTGGCAGGCCGGCAAGAAAGACCTCAACAAGGTCTGCGCACGCGCGACCGCCGTTCCCCCGTCCGCATCGGAGTTCTTGCATTTTGATATTTGACGTCGCTTTAGTTGTAAAACGTTATGAGAAGAAAATCGGACTTTTCAAGATATTCATAAGATCATGATAATAAAGTCAGTgacaaaagggaaaaacaacCAACTTCGTTATAATACACCGCCGTTCACTCTGGAAAAGATACCGTTATTCTAAAAAAGTAGTGCTACAGTTTCAAAATTCTATccattttgttcttgaaaaaaatcgaTTTTTTGAAATTGTCAGTGCTTAACCTCAAGAAAAGAATCAAAATGAGGTTTGTCTCCAGTAACAAACAACAACCTCGAAAACACTTCGAGTGGAATGAATTTGTTCCAGCAAGTCTGACTAAAACCGAATCGTACGAAATCCAAAGCAGCGTTCGCCACAGAAAAGAACGTCAATTCACCGTATCCCTTTAGCGCAGCTCGTCGTACGtagtattaagaaaaaaatacattttttagaGAACAGCTGTAGCTCTACATACAAACCAGCGACGTGAATATAGGAACATTTGAGCCGACTCCCAATGCCGTATGCGGCGAGGAGGGGAGCCGTTTTCGGACTTTTTGCTTGAATTCCCTCGTGCTCCTCGCCGTCCGTCTTCATAAATGGCCGCCACGTGGAACTTTGCGTCAAAAGGCGTCCGTTAACAACGCGAGGCGAGAACAAGCCTCCCGCGGGGTCTGCGCGTGTCAAAAGGCGGCCTTTCCACGCATTTGGCGAAGCTTCTTTGGCGCCGTGGTGGCTTATTTCGCAgtcgccaaaaaaaaaaatccaactatTTTGGACTCGTTTCAGTGCGACTGTCAAATAAGTTCCGTGTGGTCCAAGAAGGTGTTCTGAAAGTGTGTTCTTGTCCTGCATGTTTTTATGTTGGAGGTCTGACCTTTGGCAGGATGTTTTTACGCTGACCGGGAGGCTTGTTTACTGCCCTGAATCGTAAATAAAAGAGGGAAGTTGAACTCTTTTCACGCAACTTCGGAAATGCTTCAGACGAACGCGCGTCGATTGCGGGAAGCCGACGTGTCGCCGCTGTAGTTTCTTTCCCTTTCTGTTTTTCAACTCGacatcataaaaatgtattgcaaatcAAATCGTGCGGATCCCCGGCCGCCAGCTGCAAcccgctcgctcgctcaccCGCTCGTCCCGGTTCCGTTTGGCGCTCAGAGCGAGGTGGGGGTCCAGATGTACGAGACCCTGGGCCTGGAGGAGGAGATCGGCCTGGCCGTCCGGAAGCTGAAGGAGTGGGCGGCGCCGCGGCCGGTGGAGAAGAACCTGCTGACCGTGTCGGACTCGGTCTACATCATAGCGGAACCTCTGGGCGTGGTC
The DNA window shown above is from Phyllopteryx taeniolatus isolate TA_2022b chromosome 17, UOR_Ptae_1.2, whole genome shotgun sequence and carries:
- the LOC133466840 gene encoding beta-crystallin A3-2-like isoform X2, translated to MDRGKKMAPTNPSPVGPRKITVYDREHFQGKRVEFTASCQNVTECGLDNIRSLKVECGAWVGYEHSSFCGQQFVLEKGDYPRFEAYSGSNSYRIERMISFRPICCANHEDARMTIYEMENTTGRRLELSDDYPSLQAMGWLNNQVGSMHVQSGAFVCYQYPGYRGQQYVVEADCRGGEYKSYREFGSHAQSPQIQSIRRIQH
- the LOC133466840 gene encoding beta-crystallin A1-like isoform X1, with protein sequence MASIIIIIIINVMMKKRSVFMAATHKVVKRFEAINLFSERRRDETRSGRSESKEAHAAASCDPIGPRKKMAPTNPSPVGPRKITVYDREHFQGKRVEFTASCQNVTECGLDNIRSLKVECGAWVGYEHSSFCGQQFVLEKGDYPRFEAYSGSNSYRIERMISFRPICCANHEDARMTIYEMENTTGRRLELSDDYPSLQAMGWLNNQVGSMHVQSGAFVCYQYPGYRGQQYVVEADCRGGEYKSYREFGSHAQSPQIQSIRRIQH
- the LOC133466840 gene encoding beta-crystallin A3-like isoform X3, which encodes MAPTNPSPVGPRKITVYDREHFQGKRVEFTASCQNVTECGLDNIRSLKVECGAWVGYEHSSFCGQQFVLEKGDYPRFEAYSGSNSYRIERMISFRPICCANHEDARMTIYEMENTTGRRLELSDDYPSLQAMGWLNNQVGSMHVQSGAFVCYQYPGYRGQQYVVEADCRGGEYKSYREFGSHAQSPQIQSIRRIQH